In Phreatobacter stygius, a genomic segment contains:
- a CDS encoding 3-hydroxyacyl-CoA dehydrogenase NAD-binding domain-containing protein, with product MRDRSVPVRGVLAAREMAMGPAATLTRLRHWHLKKDDDGIAWLILDRAGENANTLSEEVMRELDTMLAEIAGLGVKGLVLRSAKTGGFAAGADIRDFRGVADVAEIEARMRGAHDIVDRLAALRIPTVAVVHGHCLGGGLELALACRHRIAVDGASFGFPEVLLGLHPGLGGTFRLPTLIDPIEAMTMMLTGRSVHAAKARRLGLVDAVVEERHVAHAVGAAISGGLKRAGRGWMSPAFALGAARRLAGKRMRAEAEKQAPAEHYPAPYRLISLWEEHGSDKKAMQPAEIRSFAELLAGKTAQNLIRVFFLREGLKALGKGDSRIDHVHVIGAGTMGGDIAAWCAARGLTVTLADLDRKALGKAIGRASSFYDKRLHSGIARRDALDRLMPDLGGDGAARADIVIEAIAEDAEIKKKVFASLATVMKPDAILATNTSSIPLETLREGLALPDRLVGVHFFNPVTRMELVEIVAHDQASPETLARARAFCGRIDRLPAPVRSSPGFLVNRALTPYLSEAFVMLDEGMRKETIDQAARDFGMPMGPIELADQVGLDIGLHVAEMLKRSLADPLPDIPDWLRQKVAKGELGRKTGKGLYAYDKDGKPVKAEAPAPDADLADRLVMPMLNTCVRLLREGVVADADTLDGAMIFATGFAPFRGGPIHYARERGIEEVVAALSRLEAVHGARFRPDEGWRDLAKPGPALA from the coding sequence ATGCGCGACAGATCCGTGCCGGTCCGCGGCGTGCTCGCCGCTCGTGAAATGGCGATGGGGCCGGCGGCGACGCTGACCCGCCTGCGCCATTGGCACCTGAAGAAGGATGACGACGGCATCGCCTGGCTGATCCTCGACCGGGCCGGCGAGAACGCCAATACCCTGTCCGAAGAGGTGATGCGGGAACTCGACACCATGCTCGCCGAGATCGCCGGTCTCGGCGTGAAAGGGCTGGTCCTGCGCTCGGCCAAAACCGGCGGCTTCGCGGCCGGCGCCGATATCCGCGACTTTCGCGGCGTCGCCGATGTCGCCGAGATCGAGGCGCGGATGCGCGGCGCCCACGACATCGTCGACCGGCTGGCCGCCTTGCGCATTCCGACCGTTGCCGTCGTCCACGGCCATTGCCTCGGCGGCGGCCTGGAACTGGCGCTTGCCTGCCGCCACCGCATCGCGGTCGACGGCGCGAGTTTCGGCTTCCCCGAAGTCTTGCTCGGCCTGCATCCGGGGCTCGGCGGAACCTTCCGCCTGCCCACGCTGATCGACCCCATCGAAGCGATGACCATGATGCTGACCGGCAGGTCGGTCCATGCCGCCAAGGCGAGGCGTCTCGGGCTGGTCGATGCCGTGGTCGAGGAGCGCCACGTCGCCCATGCCGTGGGTGCCGCGATATCAGGTGGGCTGAAGCGCGCCGGCCGGGGCTGGATGAGCCCGGCCTTCGCTCTCGGCGCGGCCCGGCGCCTCGCCGGCAAGCGCATGCGCGCGGAAGCCGAGAAACAGGCGCCGGCGGAGCATTATCCCGCGCCCTATCGGCTGATCTCGCTGTGGGAGGAGCATGGCAGCGACAAGAAGGCCATGCAGCCGGCGGAAATCCGCTCCTTCGCGGAACTGCTCGCCGGCAAGACCGCGCAGAACCTGATCCGCGTCTTCTTCCTGCGTGAAGGGCTCAAGGCCCTGGGCAAGGGCGACAGCCGGATCGACCACGTCCATGTCATTGGCGCCGGCACCATGGGCGGCGATATCGCGGCCTGGTGCGCGGCGCGTGGCCTCACCGTCACGCTGGCCGACCTCGACCGCAAGGCGCTCGGCAAGGCGATCGGACGGGCCTCGTCCTTCTACGACAAACGGCTTCATTCCGGCATCGCGCGCCGGGATGCGCTCGATCGGCTGATGCCTGACCTCGGCGGCGACGGCGCAGCGCGTGCCGATATCGTCATCGAGGCGATCGCCGAGGATGCGGAGATCAAGAAAAAGGTCTTTGCGAGCCTCGCCACGGTCATGAAACCGGACGCGATCCTGGCGACCAATACGTCGAGCATCCCCTTGGAGACCCTGCGCGAGGGCCTGGCCTTGCCGGACCGGCTGGTCGGCGTGCATTTCTTCAATCCGGTCACCCGCATGGAACTGGTCGAGATCGTTGCGCACGATCAGGCCAGCCCGGAGACGCTGGCCCGGGCGCGCGCCTTCTGCGGCCGGATCGACCGGCTGCCGGCGCCGGTCCGGAGCTCGCCCGGTTTTTTGGTCAACCGCGCCCTGACGCCCTATCTGAGCGAAGCTTTCGTCATGCTCGACGAGGGCATGCGGAAGGAAACCATCGACCAGGCGGCCAGGGATTTCGGCATGCCCATGGGGCCGATCGAGCTTGCCGACCAGGTTGGGCTCGACATTGGCCTGCATGTTGCCGAGATGCTGAAGCGGTCGCTGGCCGACCCGCTGCCCGACATTCCCGACTGGCTGCGCCAGAAGGTCGCCAAGGGTGAGCTCGGCCGCAAGACCGGCAAGGGGCTCTACGCCTACGACAAGGACGGCAAACCGGTAAAGGCGGAAGCCCCGGCACCCGACGCCGACCTGGCCGACCGCCTGGTCATGCCCATGCTCAACACCTGCGTCAGGCTGTTGCGCGAAGGCGTCGTCGCCGATGCCGATACGCTGGATGGCGCGATGATCTTCGCCACCGGCTTTGCGCCGTTCCGGGGCGGGCCGATCCATTATGCCCGCGAGCGCGGCATCGAGGAGGTCGTCGCGGCCTTGAGCCGTCTCGAAGCGGTCCACGGCGCCAGGTTCCGGCCCGACGAGGGCTGGCGCGATCTGGCAAAGCCGGGGCCGGCCTTGGCATGA
- a CDS encoding acetyl-CoA hydrolase/transferase C-terminal domain-containing protein: MSGPAVHSDAAAIADRIIDELDGRIVLGLPLGLGKSVRIADALFARAAADRAIRLDIFTALTLEPPRWSSDMERRFVEPLNQRLFAGYQVPAYARALRDGTLPDNVTVSEFFLQAGRWLEVPAMQQAYISANYTHAARYIFDRGLNVIAQLVARRGEGEAARYSLSCNSDTTLDLLPRLKASGRKFLLVGEVNSALPFMAGEAALPASAFKLVLETPGAEPRLFAPPKEPVSDADHAIGIHAASLVKDGGTLQIGIGSLGDAVTAALIMRHRDPELFAETLRGLDGRDTIGERETGRFDLGLYATSEMFVDGFAELYRERILKRRAADGALLHAGFFVGSEDFYRFLRDLPDAERDLFQMRPISFVNEIFGDEAAKRRDRVDARFVNSAMMVTLLGDVVSDGLGGGRVVSGVGGQYNFVAQAFALDGARSIITLNAWRRFHGERHSRLLWNSDHTTIPRHLRDIVITEYGVADLRGRSDRDCIVAMLAIADQKFQGELAAQARKSRKLEAGFRLPDAHRDNTRERIAGALRAAKARGFCQPFPFGTAFTDEERKLLPALALLRDRMAGSWSQAWVLLASLMAGGAPDRHGPELRRMALDVPKTMSERLYRRVLTWALDQQAG, translated from the coding sequence ATGAGCGGGCCGGCCGTCCACAGCGATGCCGCTGCCATTGCCGACCGCATCATCGATGAGCTGGACGGCCGGATCGTGCTCGGCCTGCCGCTCGGTCTCGGCAAATCGGTCCGGATCGCCGATGCGCTGTTTGCCCGCGCCGCCGCCGACCGGGCCATTCGTCTCGATATCTTCACCGCCTTGACGCTGGAGCCGCCGCGCTGGTCCTCCGACATGGAGCGCCGCTTCGTCGAGCCGTTGAACCAGCGGCTGTTCGCTGGCTACCAGGTGCCGGCCTATGCCAGGGCGCTACGCGACGGCACGCTGCCGGACAATGTGACGGTCAGCGAGTTCTTCCTGCAGGCCGGCCGCTGGCTCGAGGTGCCGGCGATGCAGCAGGCCTATATCAGCGCCAATTACACCCATGCCGCGCGTTATATTTTCGACCGCGGCCTCAATGTCATCGCCCAATTGGTCGCCCGGCGCGGCGAAGGCGAGGCGGCCCGCTACAGCCTGTCCTGCAACAGCGACACCACGCTCGATCTCCTGCCGCGGCTCAAGGCGAGCGGCCGCAAGTTCCTGCTGGTCGGCGAGGTCAATTCAGCCTTGCCCTTCATGGCCGGCGAGGCGGCCTTGCCGGCAAGCGCGTTCAAGCTCGTGCTGGAGACACCGGGAGCGGAGCCGCGCCTGTTCGCGCCGCCCAAGGAGCCGGTCTCGGATGCCGACCATGCCATCGGCATTCACGCGGCAAGCCTGGTCAAGGATGGCGGCACGCTGCAGATCGGCATCGGCTCGCTCGGCGACGCGGTGACGGCGGCGCTGATCATGCGCCATCGCGACCCTGAGCTGTTCGCCGAGACGCTGCGGGGCCTCGACGGCCGCGATACCATCGGCGAGCGCGAGACCGGGCGGTTCGACCTCGGCCTCTATGCGACCAGCGAGATGTTCGTCGATGGTTTCGCCGAGCTCTATCGTGAGCGCATCCTGAAACGCCGGGCCGCCGACGGCGCCTTGCTGCATGCCGGCTTCTTCGTCGGCTCCGAGGATTTCTATCGCTTCCTGCGCGACCTGCCCGACGCCGAGCGCGACCTGTTCCAGATGCGCCCGATCTCCTTCGTCAACGAGATCTTCGGCGATGAGGCGGCCAAGCGTCGCGACCGGGTCGACGCCCGTTTCGTCAACAGCGCCATGATGGTGACATTGCTCGGCGACGTGGTGTCCGACGGCCTCGGCGGCGGCCGCGTGGTGTCGGGTGTCGGCGGCCAGTATAATTTCGTCGCCCAGGCCTTCGCGCTCGACGGGGCCCGCTCGATCATCACCTTGAACGCCTGGCGCCGGTTCCATGGCGAGCGCCACTCGCGGCTCCTGTGGAATTCCGACCACACGACCATTCCCCGGCATTTGCGCGATATCGTGATCACCGAATATGGCGTGGCGGATCTTCGCGGCCGATCCGACCGCGACTGCATCGTCGCGATGCTGGCGATCGCCGACCAGAAATTCCAGGGCGAGCTTGCCGCGCAGGCCCGCAAGAGCCGCAAGCTGGAGGCCGGCTTCCGTTTGCCGGACGCGCACCGGGACAATACGCGCGAGCGCATCGCCGGGGCTTTGCGGGCCGCCAAGGCGCGCGGGTTCTGCCAGCCGTTTCCGTTCGGCACGGCTTTCACCGACGAAGAGCGCAAGCTCCTGCCGGCTTTGGCGCTGCTGCGCGACCGCATGGCCGGCTCCTGGTCGCAGGCCTGGGTCCTGCTCGCCTCGCTCATGGCCGGCGGGGCGCCGGACCGGCATGGTCCCGAGCTCCGGCGCATGGCCCTGGATGTTCCCAAGACAATGTCGGAACGCCTGTACCGGCGGGTCCTGACCTGGGCGCTGGACCAGCAGGCCGGCTGA